The proteins below come from a single Rhinoraja longicauda isolate Sanriku21f chromosome 5, sRhiLon1.1, whole genome shotgun sequence genomic window:
- the rps12 gene encoding small ribosomal subunit protein eS12, translated as MAEECIAAAGGVMDVNTALQEVLKTAYIHDGLCCGLREAAKVLDKRQAHLCVLASNCDEAQYVKLVEALCAEHQINLIKVDDNKKLGEWVGLCKIDREGKPRKVVGCSCVVVKDYGKDSQAKDVIDNYFRAK; from the exons ATGGCCGAGGAATG CATAGCCGCCGCAGGAGGCGTCATGGATGTCAACACTGCACTTCAGGAGGTGCTGAAAACAGCATACATCCACGATGGCCTGTGTTGTGGTCTCCGGGAAGCTGCCAAAGTGCTGGATAA ACGGCAAGCCCACTTGTGTGTTCTGGCAAGcaactgtgatgaggcccaaTATGTTAAGTTGGTGGAGGCACTCTGTGCTGAACATCAAATCAACCTGATTAAG GTTGATGACAACAAGAAACTCGGTGAATGGGTAGGCCTATGCAAAATAGACCGAGAAGGAAAACCTCGTAAGGTTGTGGGTTGCAGCTGTGTCGTTGTCAAG GATTATGGCAAGGACTCGCAAGCCAAGGATGTCATTGACAACTATTTCAGGGCGAAGTAA